aaggcattatttgttatccaaCGAGTGCACTATTGTCTGCAAGGCCGATGTAGTCAAATATATGCTATCGGCTCCAGTATTAAAAGGGAGAGTTGGAAAGTGAATTTATGCTTTGACAGAGTTTGACGTCAGGTATGAGTCGCCCAAGGCAGTAAAGGGGcaggctatagccgattttattgttgaacatcgagatgattcaatcggcttggTTGATATAGTGCCTTGGAcattattctttgatggatctgtttgcactcatggttgtggtatcggcttggttattaTATCACCAAGgggggcatgttttgagtttgcttacacGATTAAACCTTATGCTaccaataatcaagctgagtatgaggcagtgctcAAGGGATTGCAACTTTTGAAGGAAGTTGAAGCCaatgctattgaaatcatggaaGATTCTTTGCTAGTCATTAGTCAATTAGCtggagaatatgagtgcaagagTGATACATTGATGATCTACAATGAGAAATGCCGAGAGTTGATGGGTGGTTTTCGGCTGGTGACATTGAAACATGTTTCTCAAGAACAACATATTGaggctaatgatttggctcaagGAGCATCGGGTTATAAGCCGATGGTCAAGGATGTTGATATAGAGGTTGCCACAATTACAgtcgatgattggaggtatgatgtttataattacttaaaaagtCCTTCTCAATCGGCTTCAAGGAAAGTGAGGTACAAAGCTTTAAGATATGTTTTGCTGGAGGATGAAttatattatcggacgattgatggggtgttgctcaAGTGTTTGAGTATTGATCAAGCAAAAGTTGTCATGGGAGAAATGCATGAGGGCatctgtggtactcatcaatcggctcacaagatgaagtggttacttcggcgagttgggtatttttggccgacaatgttggAGGATTGTTTTAGATATTACAAGggttgtcaagattgtcagaagtttggaacAATTCAAACAACaccagcatcggctatgaatcctatcatcaagccatggccctttcagaggttggggaattgatatgatcggctaGATTAATCCACCATCTAGCAAATGACATAAATATATATTGGTAgcaactgattatttcacaAAGTGGGTTCAGgcaattcctttgaagaaagttgattctggggatacAATTCAGTTTGTCAAAGtgcatatcatatattgatttgGCGTTCCTCAGACTATCACAACCAATCAAGGATCTATCTTTGTGTCAGATGAGTTTGTCCAATTTGCAGAAAGCATGGGAATTAAGTTGTTAAATTCTTCCCCATATTATgcgcaagctaatgggcaagcagAAGCatctaataaaagtttgattaagttgatAAAAAGAAAGATTGCCGATTATCCAAAGCAATGGCATAACCGATTGGCTGAGGCATTATGggcttatcggatggcttgtcatggttcgatttaagttcctccttataagctggtttatggacatgaggcagTGTTGCCATGGGAATTAAAATCGGCTCGAGAAGGATTGAATTACAAGATGAGCTGCCAGCCGATGATTATCATAATCTTATGGTGGATGAGTCGGAAGAATTAGTACAATCAAGATTGCATGCTTTGGAAAAGGTAACAAGAGATAAGGAAAGGATTGCTCGTCATTATAACAAGAAGGTTGTGCCAAAATCTTTTTTAGAAGGCGAGTTAgtttggaagttgattttgccgattagGACCCGTGACAACAAATTCAGCAAGTGGttgccgaattgggaaggaccgtttcaaatctATAAGTCTGTTTGTAaaggagcttacatgttgcaaggacttgatggagaAGTTTTCAGTCGAGCTCTCAATGAGAAgcatttgaagaaatattatccAAGTGTTTGGATCAATTCATGATTCGGTTAAGTTGTGCCgatgcatgatagccgatgttgTGACATCGCCTTTAGATGGCCGATATGATTAATATCGCCCTtagactttttatttttatcataatcTGTTATGTGTAGCCGATGTGTGATAGCCAATATGTGTTGTATCgctctaagtttttttttttcttatcataaTCGGTTGGATTGTGCCGATGTGTGATGGCCGATATTTGTTATATCACCCTTagttaaaatttttaattttctcaatGTTTGTTCAACATTGTAAAATTAAGGGGGCATatgcatataaaaaatatggACTTCAAATCAAAAATATGGACTTTAGAagcaaaaaattatattaatcggcacaagtTCATAGGAGAAGATATATTACATAGGCATCACCAGAAGTTCAGAGCCGATTACAAAAGTGTTTCAGTCCTATTACAAGCTGATTACTCAGCAATATATctctggatagccgatatagccctTTGCCTAATCTGCTTCACTTCTTCAATTACTTGGgcgtcttgagcatcggtttCAGGGATCACCTTAAAGGACTTAGTCATTTCAGCTAGATGCTTAATGGAAGCTTTCAGCTTGGACTTCTGTTCTTCAATAGCCTTGGGCAAATCGGCTAGCTAAGGCAAGCTCAGCATTACATTCCTCAAGTTGAGCCAAGAGCTCAATCCTTCGAGATTCCAGCCGATCTGTGTTGGATTGAATTGGACCAGGGCTGTCACGTTCCGTTTTTCGTGTCTTctaattttcttaattttgaaatttagcATTTGTGTTTATTCGCCTAAAATAGCTTAATGAAAATTTCATAAATGAAAAAGGGTTTAATTTgactaaataaattaataacGCCGCCATTTATTTTATCGTTTGTTAATTGGAGTTATTTGGTTATCTTTGGGTCTTGGAAGTGGAGCTCAATTCCTGGAATTTTCCAAAGTGTccaatccagaaaaaaaaattccaaacaTTCCAAAATCCTCCAATGTTTGAATTTTCCAGAAAATTcccatctttattttttttccttcctttctattttctcttttcctttttcctttttcctcccttcctttcttcttctcctgtgGTTCTGTTTCTGTCGATCCAATCAATTCCTCTCGGTGTGCATGGGCAGGAGCCTAGAAAAACCCCAATCAGATGAGCAGGCCAAACCCAGCCCAACCCAAGCCGCCATACTCCCCACTGCCCACGCACGGCCACGCCGTTTCTGCTTCGTCTTCAATCCGACGTTTTTTTCTCCATGAAAGCAGCAATGTATCCTCCAATTCCCATCACAGATCTATCATCTCCCTCATCAATCTTACTGTTTAATGCCAAAAAATGAAACTACCTTGATGATCTGAATCCGTTTCCCAAATTTCCGGTGACCTCTCATCTCCCAGCTAGTTTACCTTCCTCCTCCACAGATACCACTGAGGATGATTAGccgtttcttttcttcttcttccaatcTACTCACTAATTCCTTCCTCTcctaaatcattttttttccatcaatgACAAAAATTGAATCACCATGATGAGCTAGATCCATTTTTCCAGCACATATGGCTCCTCCACTTTTTACCGTCCACCTCCCGTGTCCTGTATAATTGCCCAGTGCCATGCCCTCTTCTATTTCTTTTACATGGATAGGTCAGCGCCCTGCCAAACCGCTTCACTGCCATCGCCTTGGGAGATTTTGCAGGCTCTGTCATCACAGCCCGGTGGAGTTCAGCCACGGTAGCGCTTGCAAACAGCCACACCATGTGCTATCCATGTGAAAGCATGATCGAGGACATGACCACCTCGTCGGGAGCTTCCTCAACCGCCGATGCGCCGCTGCTATGCTCCTCTGCGCTGTCGTCTTCACCTCATCATTGTCATTCCCATTCCATCACACCACCATCTCTAGAGTTTGTGCCGTCATCATACGAGCATCATGCTGCCACTTCTCTGTCATGGTAAGCACTTGCACCGCATCCAAGTCCATTGGTCGTTTCCTCCTTCCTATTCATCATCCGGTGTTTGCACAGGTTGAGAGGCCATCACTCTGTTGCTCTTCTGTTCTTCCATGTCGGGTTGCTGTCGTGTGCACATAAAGACGCCACTGCCTCGTCGTCTAGCACCTATTGTTGCTGCCATGTCTCCACTATCGTGGTTGGTAAGGACCTGCACTGCCTCCACTTTTTATAATCATTTCCTCCTTTATTTATCAAAAACTAAATCACTATCACCGTCGATCGGTTAGCTCTGTTTTCACCATCTCTCCATCTTATGGCTGCTTGtacttttccccttttctcctcTATACATATTTACCAACACCTCTGcaatccttttcttttgctcGCGCATGCTGAGATGCTCTCTGCTCTGGCTTCCCTATACAGCAGCGCTGCCCCtccaatttttattttattttattcatgcaCACTGAGACTCTTCATCTTGTTGGTGTGATGCTacagatggccaaaaggcccgaggcccgacggcccggcccacggcacggtgttttggcccggcccaagcacggcacggcccgtcaGGGGTTGGGCCCGTGCTGGCCCGGCCCAaccaccgggccgtgcctgggcctcttcaccggcacgttgggccggcccagcacgaCCGGGCTAgcacggcacgatgggccgcaGTCCAGGCCCGACACATAAACaatagggagtaaaaatagacatatcaTATACCACGGTCGAAAGAATAGGGACgtcaaatagacttattttagctatatatatgtcagcccaaagagggacggaaatagacttattttcactatatatatgtcacagcccaaagaggagggacggaaaatagacttatttaaaaaaagcacGATGGACCATCcgcgccttcgggccggcccggcacgaagtgccgaTCAGGCCGTGCCAgcccgatggctggtgggccgtgcctggctgtgcatgggccgggccgtgccgggcgggcctTTTGGTCATCTATATGTGATGCTATACCATCACATCCACCAATGCCGCCTCGGGTGAACGAACATCAGTGCCGCTGCTTTCTTCCATGCCGTCGCCCACTCGTAGTTGTGCCATCGTTGTCAGTCAGAACACTCCATAATGCAACACCGTTGCTTCACCAACGCCAAGACGCCGTTGTGCTGCTACTCCTCTTCCTTGCTTCGCTGCCTCCTAAAGTCGGGAAAAACACATGTTGCCGCGAGGTCGACTTTGGCCAAATCCTCCCTGTCCTGTTGGCAGCGCCTATTTCTAGGGGCTCATGCCGCTGCTGCTATCTTTTCCTTATGGACGGTTGCCAAAGCGTTGTTGCTGTCCCCTTTTCCATGGTCATTGCGGTTCCATCACAACGCTGCATCATCGCCGTCCTCCGCCATGAGCCCGGTGTCTCCTCTTGTTCTCGGCGCCACCAAACTACTAGTGGATGGCCCGTGGTCACTGTGCCTGCAGTGTGCCCATCACCATAACTTCCCTCTGAGAATGACTCATGGACCCTACTTGTTAAtccacaaaattatacatcgtTGGAATTCCGAATATTTCAGAAAAATGTTCTTGAAAATCCGTTCAGCTTTTCCACCAAATTTCTATCTTCCGATACCACTATCGATATGGAACACAACTCTGTTTCTTCCCACGCCGACCAAGCGGTTGGCTGCATCATCATTGTTCCAAACAAGCGAAGGACTGGAGTTACCACCGCTGTCATCCTCGCCAACACCACATCGTCGACTACCCGTCGTTGTTGCAACCGTTTCTACTATCTTGTTCCCTGTACTGCCTCTATAATCTTCCTCCGCCACGCGCCTTGTCTCTCTTCTTATTCCTACTAGTGCtggccctttttctttttattcacGTATGCTGAGACGCTGATGCCCAGGCACTATCCTCCCTCGCTTCGCTGCCACTGTCCCTAGGAGTTTGAGCCATTGTTGCCACCTCTCTTTCCTTCTCGTGCACAGCCATGTCACCATCGTGGTTGGTGAGCAGCTGCACCGCTGTGACAAAATCTGTTGTTTCCTCCCCCCGCGCCAACCTACCACGAGCGACCATCGAGCATCCCGATGAGCTCCACCTCGATGTCCCTGACTCCAAACCGACTCCTGAAGCCCCTTTAGCTATCCGTCCACCATCCGGTGCTTTATCATCACCACGCCTATTATGTGCTCGCTCCACGGCACCATGTTGCACACCTCATGGTTAGACCAAACCTCCTAATACCCAAATCAATCCAAGTCATCCCTCCCGACAAATAAATCTCGGCCATCTACGTAATCAGTCCACCACTCTACTCCCTATAACAAATTCTCCGTTGATCATCCCACTGATGGATGGGCCACACCCGTTAGTCCACCAAAAATAATTCCTTTATTCCAGAAATCCCAAATAAACTTTCCAGAAACATTCATTTACTTCTCCATGAAAATGTTCTCTAAATTCAATCTTTCGTTGGTCCTATCTCCTCCGTCCAAATTCAGATTCAACCCATTCTTTCTCCTATGTTATTCTGAAATTGAGCTCTACTTCCTGATTTATTTGGTTACTTCATTTGATGTTATTTTTctgcctttttcttttgtttatttgttttctcctttttgcaATCGTGTAGACGCCGTTGCCGAAGAGGTTGCTGCTGCAGGTGAAGATTTCGTCTGAAGATCCTGTGGGTAAAGGCAAGTGTacccttgaacatgttgatcctaacttgaaaaattatattgttttaAATTATATGCATGATTTGTTTCACAAATTATTGTGTGGGTAGTTATAACCTACTTGTTAATTATTCCATGCCTTTGAATTATTGTTGATTACCTTTCATGCCATGTCACCCTAGTTTTCATGTGAGTCATATATGGGTATGGACTCGGGTACTTAGATTTGCTTAGCCCTACTCACACTAGTTTACAAGCAAAATATAATATTGACTAATGATCTACTTATCACtgtttttatataaattgtGTGGCTGTGTGCTATCTTCTTGGTGGCATGTGTTGCACCGTGTGTAGTAATGAAATGGTGGAAAATGTTTTAGACCGGGGCGATGGTGGATCTGTGTGAACCTGGGAGGTAAGCCATCTGTGTGCGTGCTTATCATTGACCTGTGTGGTCGATTGAGCGGTGTGCTCCAGAGCTGTGTGCTCCATTTTTGTTGTGTGCTTGAGGTCCTTAGTTTAAGCAAGTcgccctggtcagttaaggacttCACTTCGTGCGCCATTGATCTGAGCCTTACCGTGCAACCACATGTTTTCATGGGAAGGACCTAGCTTAGTACACTGCTTAGCTTTGGCACCGGCGGCCCAAGTGGCTAGATGATAGGTTTTTGGTTTGTACCATGGGACCTTTTACCTGTGTGGTGTAGGGAGGACCGCCCATGGGGGAAGCCGGTGTTAGGGCGAGGTAGGGGAAACGCTTTGTTACACTTTGGTGTTTAGCGGCACCGAActgtatcttgtgggtaaagttgtacaacCTCTGCAGAGTatcaatctattcgaatagccgcgtccTCGGTTATGGACATGCTCAGTGACTTCACATGAGGGGTAGATTTGTGAAAGTTTTAATTTTGGGAAAGAGCTGTGTGCAGGAATTAATGAATATAGATGTGTTGTCCTGTGTGGACATAGAACCTTTTGGTCCTGTGTGGACACAGTATCCTTTttgggttggttggttggttaaaAATGTCGTGATTGCAAATGTTgcttaaattaaattt
The nucleotide sequence above comes from Oryza glaberrima chromosome 11, OglaRS2, whole genome shotgun sequence. Encoded proteins:
- the LOC127755625 gene encoding uncharacterized protein LOC127755625; its protein translation is MCYPCESMIEDMTTSSGASSTADAPLLCSSALSSSPHHCHSHSITPPSLEFVPSSYEHHAATSLSWLRGHHSVALLFFHVGLLSCAHKDATASSSSTYCCCHVSTIVVDAVAEEVAAAGEDFV